A stretch of Eleutherodactylus coqui strain aEleCoq1 chromosome 2, aEleCoq1.hap1, whole genome shotgun sequence DNA encodes these proteins:
- the LOC136610881 gene encoding transmembrane protein 272-like — translation MDGDNPRTPLLSIVQESYLPKTVSIALKCILVGLNIASIAIGVIFMNECPGQYLIPYYLIISGVACLLFLCMTCLPCVDEEQVTSVTLANLCAQGVLLLFLFAFFIAGNVWIYSLYHGPWNDPSSPEYCARVLYLYAFWIITLCHLCFLVLLCTYLCLLLGLYILKRSIFGSRSS, via the exons ATGGATGGTGACAACCCTCGCACCCCACTGCTGAGCATTGTTCAGGAGTCATACTTGCCAAAGACTGTGTCAA TTGCTCTGAAGTGCATCTTGGTTGGGCTAAATATTGCCAGTATCGCTATCG GAGTGATCTTCATGAATGAGTGCCCAGGGCAGTACCTCATCCCCTACTATCTCATCATCTCTGGGGTGGCATGTCTCCTGTTCCTCTGTATGACCTGCCTGCCATGTGTAGACGAGGAGCAGGTCACATCCGTGACTCTGGCCAATCTCTGTGCACAGGGGGTATTGCTCCTATTCCTCTTCGCCTTCTTCATAGCGG GTAACGTATGGATATATTCCCTATACCATGGGCCCTGGAATGATCCATCGAGCCCCGAGTATTGTGCCCGGGTGCTGTACCTGTATGCCTTCTGGATAATAACCCTGTGCCACCTCTGCTTCTTGGTCCTCCTGTGCACCTACCTCTGCTTACTGCTGGGTCTCTATATCCTAAAAAGGTCCATTTTTGGGAGTCGGAGCTCCTAA
- the TRAPPC14 gene encoding LOW QUALITY PROTEIN: trafficking protein particle complex subunit 14 (The sequence of the model RefSeq protein was modified relative to this genomic sequence to represent the inferred CDS: inserted 1 base in 1 codon; deleted 4 bases in 3 codons) → MESQCDYSMIFPACPVLPADLPGRYRSLPRRNHLYLGETLRFLLVLRLRGGGEAGQDRVGSEACCRGESSQESPGPDSCSWAPLAASLSALASVCPGEEEPEDDDEEENGGGYRGCRAILSQQQPAGPGTPVTDPVVSCDEVIFPLSVSLDRLPPTTVKAKIVVTVWKRDSEQSRAKTLGYRALLLNSTPGQIFKEEQATFKAQVSTLLTVLPPPTLRCRQINVSGKHLTALKVLNTSSQDELCIRDVRILPNFNASYLPVMPDGSVLLVDNVCHQSGDISMASFXRLHSCSSQLPSMLCSLEEHNFLFQLQTGERPPEDAKEVNLTGSVMERRAITHTVGSPLGRPLYLPPERAALSLDKIAKRQCKVLVVNPVQ, encoded by the exons ATGGAGTCGCAGTGCGATTACTCGATGATATTCCCGGCATGCCCCGTATTACCGGCGGACCTCCCGGGCCGGTACCGCTCCCTTCCCCGCCGCAACCACCTCTACCTGGGCGAGACGCTG CGGTTCTTGCTCGTGCTGCGGCTCCGAGGCGGCGGGGAGGCCGGCCAAGACAGGGTGGGGTCGGAGGCCTGCTGCCGCGGGGAGAGCTCCCAGGAGAGCCCGGGGCCGGACAGCTGTTCGTGGGCGCCTCTGGCGGCCTCTCTCTCGGCGCTGGCCAGTGTTTGTCCgggggaggaggagccggaggacgaCGACGAGGAGGAGAACGGCGGCGGCTACCGGGGGTGCCGAGCCATCCTCAGCCAGCAGCAGCCCGCCGGGCCAGGG acGCCGGTGACGGACCCCGTAGTGTCCTGTGACGAGGTCATCTTCCCCCTCTCCGTGTCTCTGGATCGCCTGCCACCCACCACAGTGAAGGCCAAG ATAGTGGTCACAGTCTGGAAGAGGGACTCGGAGCAGTCCCGGGCGAAGACCCTCGGGTACCGTGCGCTGCTGCTGAACTCCACCCCGGGGCAGATCTTTAAGGAGGAGCAGGCCACCTTCAAGGCTCAAG TGAGTACCCtccttacagtgctcccacctccCACCCTCAGGTGCCGTCAGATCAACGTGTCCGGGAAACACCTCACAGCTCTGAAAG TGCTGAACACCTCCTCTCAGGACGAACTCTGTATTCGGGACGTTCGGATTCTC CCCAACTTCAATGCCAGTTACCTGCCTGTCATGCCCGACGGATCCGTACTC CTTGTGGACAATGTCTG ccaccagtctGGAGATATCAGTATGGCCTCGT TGCGCCTTCACAGCTGCTCTTCTCAGTTACCCAGCATGCTCTGCTCCCTGGAGGAGCACAACTTCCTATTCCAGCTGCAGACTGGAGAGCGCCCCCCTGAGGATGCCAAAGAGGTGAATTT GACCGGGAGCGTGATGGAGCGTCGGGCTATCACTCACACGGTGGGATCCCCCTTGGGTCGGCCGCTCTACTTGCCCCCCGAGCGGGCTGCTCTGTCCCTGGATAAAATTGCAAAGCGCCAGTGCAAAGTCCTGGTGGTGAATCCGGTCCAGTGA
- the LAMTOR4 gene encoding LOW QUALITY PROTEIN: ragulator complex protein LAMTOR4 (The sequence of the model RefSeq protein was modified relative to this genomic sequence to represent the inferred CDS: inserted 1 base in 1 codon) translates to MTSTLTQGLERIPDQMGYLVMSEDGVLASAGDLENDERLAGVIREMVTTACSFXRLGDQIPFKRMSVVFGEHSFLVTISGQKIYVVKRHNVVREPISV, encoded by the exons ATG ACCTCCACGCTGACGCAGGGCCTGGAGCGGATCCCGGATCAGATGGGCTACCTGGTGATGAGCGAGGACGGCGTGCTGGCG AGCGCCGGCGACCTGGAGAACGACGAGCGACTGGCTGGCGTGATCCGCGAGATGGTGACCACGGCCTGCAGCT CACGGCTTGGGGACCAGATCCCGTTCAAGCGCATGAGCG TTGTCTTCGGGGAGCACTCCTTCCTGGTCACCATCTCTGGACAGAAGATCTACGTGGTGAAGCGGCACAATGTGGTGCGGGAGCCCATCAGTGTGTAG